The Parus major isolate Abel chromosome 24, Parus_major1.1, whole genome shotgun sequence genome contains a region encoding:
- the THY1 gene encoding thy-1 membrane glycoprotein, with product MNPTVGIAVILTVLQAAHCQMIKDLSACLLGQNLRVDCRYENKTDNPLTYEFSITKDNRKHVIHSTISVSENIYRSRANVTMHKNLVCLHLQSFTTSDEGIYMCELKATNDYTGNQIKNITVIKDKLEKCAGFSLLIQNTSWLLLLLLSLPLLQAVDFVSL from the exons ATGAACCCCACCGTGGGCATCGCTGTCATCCTGACAG tcCTCCAGGCCGCCCACTGCCAGATGATCAAGGACCTGAGTGCCTGCCTGCTGGGCCAGAACCTGCGCGTGGACTGTCGCTATGAGAACAAAACCGACAATCCCCTGACCTACGAGTTCAGCATCACCAAGGACAACAGGAAGCACGTCATCCACAGCACCATCAGCGTCTCCGAGAACATCTACCGGAGCCGAGCCAACGTCACCATGCACAAGAACCTGGTGTGCCTCCACCTGCAGAGCTTCACCACCAGCGATGAGGGCATCTACATGTGCGAGCTGAAGGCCACCAACGACTACACCGGCAACCAGATAAAGAACATCACTGTTATCAAAG ACAAACTGGAGAAATGTGCTGGCTTCAGCCTCTTGATCCAGAACACCTcgtggctcctgctgctgctcctttccctgcctctcctgcaaGCCGTGGACTTCGTGTCCCTGTGA